The following proteins come from a genomic window of Flavobacterium crocinum:
- a CDS encoding outer membrane beta-barrel family protein, which produces MKNIITSLMLAFSVYGFSQEKENDSIVETTINALDEIVISKKKVLYTQKSDRLVFNVENSIVSEGGTALDVLSRAPGVVVSQDGDLSIRGQQGVAVMINGKLTQLSQKELANYLKATTSSNIKQIEVITNPSSKYDAAGKAGIINIILKKPNASGLKGTAFTSYGRGRKNRTNSGFNLNYNKNKWGVFGNYSYTFRGEEEHKEFNQIQFTDQTRQEIASKNHQTSITDEPLTSNNFKIGTQYEVSPKTNLEVYVDAKIGRYQNMANGTNTVVNTANQPIFDALTYNDSKEKWFDYTYAFSGIHKFNTEGKNMSFDFEYETSKFRSNQFQSADNSANATTVNDRRGYIPSQLKVFTGKVDFVNPFKEKQCIEWGFKASIKNNDNPSVYEYYDNNRWLIDFNSTNYFEYNEQIYAAYANYKYQLEKLNIQAGLRTEYTAINIDQKTLNEEHKDDYLKWFPSLSLKYEFTSNHSAHASYSKRINRPSQFDLNPFRFYDDSFNYSQGNPNLIPEITHAMEIGYAWKSNFMASVYFNSTKDVFTEVYNYNPDTNTTITTQINVDKSYNYGVNITNTTELNKWWSVNTLFNVFENKFAGNVLNSSTIDPIMTLNVSVQNSFTITDTWKAEGNAQYQSKSNLGVYQRDGFFDFSIGISKQVLAKKGNIKLNFTDVFNTNNFYIKSVVAQTSIDKRYDLDNRIATIAFTYRI; this is translated from the coding sequence ATGAAAAATATTATAACCTCCCTTATGCTTGCTTTTTCGGTATATGGGTTTTCACAAGAAAAAGAGAATGACAGTATTGTTGAAACCACTATAAATGCATTAGATGAAATTGTGATTAGCAAAAAGAAAGTTTTATATACGCAAAAGTCAGACCGTCTTGTTTTTAATGTAGAAAACAGCATTGTATCTGAAGGTGGTACCGCACTTGATGTTTTATCGCGTGCCCCTGGCGTTGTGGTGTCTCAGGATGGTGATTTGTCTATTCGCGGCCAACAAGGTGTTGCTGTTATGATAAATGGTAAATTAACCCAACTTTCTCAAAAAGAATTAGCTAATTATTTAAAAGCTACAACCTCATCCAATATTAAACAAATTGAAGTTATTACAAATCCTTCTTCTAAATATGATGCAGCCGGAAAAGCCGGAATCATTAATATTATTTTAAAGAAACCTAATGCATCCGGATTAAAAGGAACTGCTTTTACTAGTTATGGACGAGGCAGAAAAAACAGAACGAATTCTGGTTTTAATTTAAATTATAATAAAAACAAATGGGGCGTTTTTGGAAACTACAGTTATACTTTCCGAGGCGAAGAAGAACATAAAGAATTCAATCAGATACAGTTTACAGATCAGACACGTCAGGAAATTGCCAGTAAAAATCATCAGACCTCAATTACAGACGAGCCTTTGACTTCTAATAATTTCAAGATTGGAACGCAATATGAAGTTTCTCCTAAAACTAATTTAGAAGTTTATGTTGATGCCAAAATTGGTCGTTATCAAAATATGGCCAACGGAACAAATACGGTTGTAAACACAGCAAATCAGCCTATTTTTGATGCTCTGACTTATAATGACAGTAAAGAAAAATGGTTTGATTATACCTATGCTTTTTCCGGAATACATAAATTTAATACAGAAGGAAAAAACATGTCTTTTGATTTTGAATACGAAACTTCAAAATTCAGATCGAACCAATTTCAAAGTGCTGACAACAGCGCTAATGCAACAACAGTAAATGATCGTCGAGGATATATTCCTTCACAACTAAAAGTTTTCACCGGAAAAGTTGATTTTGTAAATCCGTTTAAAGAAAAACAATGTATTGAATGGGGTTTCAAAGCCAGCATTAAGAATAACGATAATCCTTCTGTTTACGAATATTACGACAACAATCGATGGTTAATCGACTTTAATTCGACCAATTATTTTGAGTATAACGAACAGATTTATGCTGCTTATGCGAATTATAAATATCAGTTGGAAAAATTGAATATTCAGGCTGGTTTAAGAACTGAATACACTGCAATAAACATTGATCAGAAAACGCTGAACGAAGAACATAAGGATGATTATCTGAAATGGTTTCCGAGTCTTTCTTTAAAATATGAATTCACAAGCAATCATTCGGCTCATGCTTCTTACAGTAAAAGAATCAACAGACCAAGTCAGTTTGATTTGAATCCGTTTCGTTTCTATGATGATTCATTCAATTATTCACAGGGAAATCCGAACCTGATTCCAGAGATTACGCATGCTATGGAAATTGGTTACGCCTGGAAAAGTAATTTTATGGCTTCGGTTTATTTCAATAGCACAAAAGATGTTTTCACAGAAGTTTACAATTATAACCCGGACACTAATACGACAATTACGACTCAGATCAATGTGGACAAGTCTTATAATTACGGAGTAAACATTACTAATACTACCGAATTAAATAAATGGTGGTCTGTAAATACTTTATTTAATGTTTTTGAGAACAAGTTTGCTGGGAATGTCTTAAACAGTTCTACAATCGATCCGATAATGACGTTAAATGTAAGCGTTCAGAATTCTTTCACTATTACAGATACCTGGAAAGCAGAAGGAAATGCACAATATCAATCGAAATCTAATCTGGGGGTTTATCAAAGAGATGGATTCTTCGATTTCAGCATCGGAATTTCCAAGCAAGTTTTAGCCAAAAAAGGAAACATTAAATTGAATTTCACCGATGTTTTTAATACCAATAATTTCTACATCAAATCTGTAGTTGCGCAGACAAGCATTGACAAGAGATATGATCTTGACAATCGAATTGCGACAATTGCATTTACATACCGTATATAA
- a CDS encoding DUF3078 domain-containing protein: MKLLRSTLLLFLLLSVSSSFAQIIQTTLSPNQAPKPPSNWSKKNQLGFDISEIAFVNWSAGGTSSISGLFKGEFGRTYAKKNHKWVNELIVKYGLNKQDGTELRKTDDALQFNSTYGFRKDTASNWYYSSKLNFNTQFTNGYNYPNRDVAISKPFAPAYIFLGAGAENANKAKNRVFYFSPITLKTTLVLDQYLANQGSFGVKKAVYAADPLDPTQQILIEEGQKVKAEFGILFTGYMKNEIYKNVFYENRLSLYTDYLNKFGNVDIDYDTRLDLVVNAYVKANIGVHLIYDDDIKTKKDVVDPSTGTKTQVNDGPRMQLRQVLGVGLVYAFK; the protein is encoded by the coding sequence ATGAAATTATTGCGTTCTACCCTTTTATTATTTTTACTTTTATCTGTCTCGAGCAGTTTCGCACAGATCATACAAACGACTTTGAGTCCGAATCAGGCGCCAAAACCGCCTTCTAACTGGTCAAAAAAGAATCAACTGGGTTTTGATATTTCCGAAATTGCTTTTGTGAACTGGAGCGCCGGGGGAACCAGCTCTATTTCAGGTCTTTTTAAAGGAGAATTCGGAAGAACTTACGCAAAGAAAAACCATAAATGGGTAAACGAACTTATCGTAAAATATGGTTTAAATAAACAAGACGGAACCGAATTAAGAAAAACCGATGACGCTCTCCAGTTTAACTCGACTTACGGGTTTAGAAAAGATACAGCTTCAAACTGGTACTACTCTTCAAAACTAAATTTCAATACTCAGTTTACAAACGGTTATAATTATCCGAACCGAGATGTTGCAATCTCTAAACCTTTTGCACCGGCATATATCTTTCTGGGAGCCGGAGCCGAGAATGCGAATAAAGCTAAAAACAGAGTATTTTACTTCTCTCCAATTACGTTAAAAACCACTTTAGTATTAGATCAATATCTTGCTAATCAAGGTTCTTTCGGGGTTAAAAAAGCGGTTTATGCAGCTGATCCGCTTGATCCTACACAGCAAATATTAATTGAAGAAGGTCAAAAAGTAAAAGCTGAATTTGGTATTCTTTTTACAGGTTACATGAAAAATGAAATCTATAAAAATGTCTTTTACGAAAACAGATTAAGTTTATATACCGATTATTTGAACAAATTCGGAAATGTCGATATCGATTATGATACCCGTTTGGATCTTGTAGTAAATGCTTATGTAAAAGCAAATATTGGCGTTCACTTAATTTATGATGACGATATTAAAACTAAAAAAGATGTTGTTGATCCGTCTACAGGAACAAAAACACAAGTAAACGACGGACCAAGAATGCAGTTAAGACAAGTACTTGGAGTTGGTTTGGTTTATGCTTTCAAATAA
- the gldA gene encoding gliding motility-associated ABC transporter ATP-binding subunit GldA: MSIEVNSISKSYGEQKALNEISFKIEKGEIVGFLGPNGAGKSTLMKILTTYLLADSGSALVNGHDVMTSTKEVQRSIGYLPEHNPLYLDLYVREYLAFNADVYNMPKSRIEEVIQLTGLTSESHKKISQLSKGYRQRVGLANALLHDPEVLILDEPTTGLDPNQLMEIRNVIKNAGKNKTVFLSTHIMQEVEAICDRVIIIDKGQIVADNKLDHLVSADKEQVIEVEFDYKVEEQLLAKLENISSYINTHDMTWELTFITDKDMRPAIFDFANENGLKTLQLNQKNKNLEAVFREITK, from the coding sequence ATGTCGATAGAAGTAAACAGTATATCAAAAAGTTACGGAGAGCAAAAAGCTTTAAATGAAATTTCTTTTAAAATTGAGAAAGGAGAAATCGTAGGATTTCTTGGTCCAAACGGAGCTGGAAAATCTACTTTGATGAAAATTTTGACCACTTATTTACTTGCCGATAGTGGCTCAGCCCTTGTAAATGGTCACGATGTCATGACAAGCACCAAAGAAGTACAACGCTCGATCGGTTACTTACCGGAGCATAATCCTTTGTATTTAGATTTGTATGTTCGTGAGTATTTGGCTTTTAATGCCGATGTTTATAATATGCCAAAATCAAGAATCGAAGAAGTTATTCAACTGACAGGACTGACATCGGAAAGCCATAAAAAGATCAGCCAGCTCTCTAAAGGATACCGCCAGCGTGTGGGTTTAGCAAATGCTTTGCTTCATGATCCGGAAGTTTTAATTTTGGATGAACCAACTACCGGTCTGGATCCGAATCAGTTAATGGAAATTCGAAATGTGATCAAAAATGCAGGTAAAAATAAAACTGTTTTTTTGTCAACACACATTATGCAGGAAGTCGAAGCAATCTGCGATCGTGTCATAATTATTGACAAAGGACAAATCGTTGCCGACAATAAATTAGATCATTTAGTTTCTGCAGATAAAGAGCAAGTCATTGAAGTTGAGTTTGATTATAAAGTAGAAGAACAGCTTTTAGCTAAATTGGAAAACATCTCTTCTTATATAAATACACATGACATGACCTGGGAATTAACTTTTATTACAGATAAAGATATGCGTCCTGCTATTTTTGATTTTGCCAATGAAAATGGTTTAAAAACTTTACAACTGAATCAAAAAAATAAAAATTTAGAAGCTGTTTTTAGGGAAATCACTAAGTAA
- a CDS encoding outer membrane beta-barrel protein, with product MKKILVMAALAICSFANAQKGTILVGGSIGYTSEKSEFRFTEAKASTFTFSPKVGYQFHENWTVGGELSLSSTDVDNPNEKYKDNKFRTGGFVRYTKSLSQTFSVFADMGAGFQTVKNKDYAANNSYVRYKGDGAYVDVTPALFINMKKGFGLNFSIGGLGYETLSYDDNGEDYSNFYFNFGKTFNIGISKNF from the coding sequence ATGAAAAAAATTCTAGTGATGGCTGCATTAGCTATCTGCAGTTTTGCAAATGCACAAAAAGGAACAATCTTAGTTGGTGGTAGCATTGGTTACACTTCTGAAAAATCAGAATTCAGATTTACTGAAGCTAAAGCAAGTACTTTTACTTTCTCTCCTAAAGTAGGTTACCAATTCCACGAAAACTGGACAGTTGGAGGAGAACTTTCATTAAGCTCAACTGATGTTGATAATCCAAATGAAAAATACAAAGACAATAAATTTAGAACTGGAGGTTTTGTACGTTATACAAAATCATTAAGCCAGACTTTTTCTGTTTTTGCAGATATGGGAGCAGGTTTCCAAACTGTAAAAAACAAAGATTATGCTGCTAATAATAGTTATGTAAGATACAAAGGAGATGGTGCTTATGTAGATGTAACTCCGGCACTTTTCATCAACATGAAAAAAGGTTTTGGTCTTAACTTCAGTATTGGTGGTTTAGGATACGAAACATTAAGCTATGACGATAATGGAGAAGATTACAGTAATTTCTACTTCAATTTCGGTAAAACATTTAATATTGGAATTTCTAAAAACTTCTAA
- a CDS encoding dicarboxylate/amino acid:cation symporter, translating into MEVKKINFLQSYSSILWLLGGIIIGSIFGLVFGEDVLIIKPLGDIFLNLLFTAIIPLIFFTIGSSIANLERTEKLGKLFFIMILVFLATILISAIVMICAVYLFPIHEDIAIARVPFEEITSGSAGDQIAKLLTANDFFELLSRKSMLALIIFSFLIGFATLQSGEKGNAFKSFLDSGNEVMKQLLNIIMKFAPIGLGAYFAYQVGVFGPQLLGVYAKPMAVYYAACIFYFFVFFSLYALVAGGKIAFKVFWSNNITPSLTAVGTCSSIATIPANLEAAEKMGIPAHVRNLVIPLGAPLHKDGSSMSSILKITFLFAMFGKDFSDPMTILLVLGITVVVSIVEGGIPNGGYIGEILAITVYGFPMEQALPVAMILGTLVDPIATLLNANGDVICSMMVSRFSEKTKW; encoded by the coding sequence ATGGAAGTTAAGAAAATCAATTTTTTGCAGAGTTACAGCAGTATTTTATGGCTTCTTGGCGGTATTATAATTGGAAGTATTTTCGGATTAGTGTTTGGGGAAGATGTGCTGATCATAAAACCGTTGGGAGACATTTTCCTGAATTTACTTTTCACAGCCATTATTCCGCTTATCTTTTTCACGATTGGTTCTTCGATTGCGAATCTGGAGCGAACAGAAAAATTAGGAAAATTGTTCTTTATCATGATTTTGGTTTTTCTTGCTACAATCTTGATTTCGGCTATTGTAATGATTTGCGCAGTTTATCTTTTTCCAATTCATGAAGATATTGCAATTGCCAGAGTTCCCTTTGAAGAAATAACGTCAGGATCAGCTGGAGATCAAATTGCAAAACTGCTTACAGCAAATGATTTCTTCGAATTATTGTCACGAAAAAGCATGCTGGCGTTGATTATCTTTTCATTTCTAATTGGTTTTGCCACATTACAATCGGGAGAAAAAGGGAATGCTTTCAAGAGTTTTCTAGATTCAGGAAACGAGGTAATGAAACAGCTTTTGAACATTATAATGAAGTTTGCCCCAATTGGTTTAGGAGCTTATTTTGCTTATCAGGTTGGTGTTTTTGGTCCACAATTGTTGGGAGTTTATGCAAAACCTATGGCCGTTTACTATGCAGCCTGTATTTTCTATTTCTTTGTCTTCTTTAGTTTATATGCACTTGTTGCTGGCGGAAAAATAGCTTTTAAAGTTTTCTGGAGCAATAATATTACACCGTCATTAACTGCAGTAGGAACTTGCAGCAGTATTGCCACGATTCCGGCAAATTTAGAAGCAGCAGAAAAAATGGGAATTCCGGCACATGTTCGTAATTTGGTAATTCCACTTGGTGCACCTTTGCATAAAGACGGTTCAAGTATGTCTTCTATCTTAAAAATAACCTTTTTGTTTGCTATGTTTGGTAAAGATTTTTCAGATCCGATGACGATTCTTTTAGTACTTGGGATTACAGTTGTAGTTTCAATTGTTGAAGGAGGAATCCCAAATGGAGGCTATATTGGCGAAATCTTAGCTATTACCGTTTATGGCTTTCCTATGGAACAAGCTTTACCAGTTGCCATGATTTTAGGAACTCTGGTTGACCCCATTGCGACTTTACTAAATGCCAACGGAGACGTAATTTGTTCTATGATGGTTTCACGATTTTCGGAGAAAACCAAATGGTAG
- a CDS encoding deoxyguanosinetriphosphate triphosphohydrolase: protein MNWEQLLSLRRQGDTSKRLRVEQDDTRLGFEVDYDRIIFSSAFRSLQDKTQVIPLSKTDFVHTRLTHSLEVSVVGRSLGRLVGKKIIEKYPYLKEVHGYHMNDFGAIVAAASLAHDIGNPPFGHSGEKAIGEYFSIGNGQKFRNQLTDKQWQDLIDFEGNANGFSVLTASRPGIEGGLRISYATLGAFMKYPKESLPKKPTNNISDKKYGFFQSDKLFFEEVAKDMGMIANKSGENIGFERHPLAYLVEAADDICYTIIDFEDGINLGLVSEDYALEYLIKLVKDNIGVAKYKTLETKEDRISYLRALAIGSLINDAVDVFIENEEAILAGKFPYALTDKSKYKAQMNDIIKLSIEKIYQSREVIEKEIVGYQIIQTLLDKFITAFNNKYEGTASNYDKLILKMLPEKHHLDKGNLYERLLHICHYVSLLTDGNALELYETIQGQKKR, encoded by the coding sequence ATGAACTGGGAACAACTTTTATCCTTAAGACGTCAGGGAGATACAAGCAAAAGATTACGTGTAGAACAAGATGATACTCGTTTGGGGTTTGAGGTAGATTATGACCGAATTATTTTCTCATCTGCTTTTAGAAGTTTACAAGATAAAACACAGGTTATTCCGCTTTCTAAAACCGATTTCGTACATACCCGTTTAACGCACAGTTTGGAAGTTTCGGTTGTAGGACGTTCGCTTGGGCGTTTGGTTGGAAAAAAAATCATAGAGAAATATCCGTATTTAAAAGAAGTTCATGGTTATCATATGAACGATTTTGGAGCTATCGTGGCGGCGGCTTCTTTAGCGCACGATATCGGTAATCCGCCTTTTGGACATTCGGGTGAAAAAGCAATTGGAGAATATTTTTCTATCGGAAACGGGCAGAAATTTAGAAATCAGCTGACTGATAAACAATGGCAGGATTTAATTGATTTTGAAGGAAATGCCAACGGATTTTCTGTATTAACAGCAAGCCGTCCGGGAATTGAAGGCGGACTTCGTATTTCGTATGCTACTTTAGGTGCCTTTATGAAATATCCAAAAGAAAGTCTTCCGAAGAAACCAACTAACAATATTTCAGATAAAAAATACGGTTTCTTTCAATCTGATAAATTATTTTTTGAAGAAGTGGCCAAAGATATGGGAATGATTGCCAATAAATCCGGAGAGAATATTGGTTTTGAAAGACATCCTTTAGCTTATTTGGTTGAAGCGGCAGACGATATTTGTTATACCATTATTGACTTTGAAGACGGAATAAATTTAGGTCTGGTTTCTGAAGATTATGCTTTAGAATATCTGATTAAATTGGTAAAAGATAATATTGGTGTTGCTAAATACAAAACATTAGAAACCAAAGAAGACAGAATAAGCTACTTGCGTGCACTTGCAATCGGTTCTTTAATTAATGATGCTGTTGATGTTTTTATTGAAAATGAAGAAGCGATTCTGGCTGGGAAATTTCCGTATGCTTTGACAGATAAAAGTAAATACAAAGCGCAGATGAATGATATCATCAAATTAAGTATTGAGAAAATTTATCAAAGCCGCGAAGTGATTGAAAAAGAGATAGTGGGGTATCAAATTATCCAGACTTTATTGGACAAATTTATTACCGCTTTCAATAATAAATATGAAGGAACGGCTTCAAACTACGATAAGTTGATTTTGAAAATGTTGCCGGAAAAACACCATTTAGACAAGGGGAATTTATATGAACGTTTGTTGCACATTTGTCATTACGTTTCATTGCTTACAGATGGAAATGCATTGGAATTGTATGAAACAATTCAGGGACAGAAAAAGCGTTAA
- a CDS encoding helix-turn-helix domain-containing protein, which yields MKNYKNIKSFDDLIEVEHGKIGSESRNQFEEKSQMFIISEMLKEARKEANLTQEQLADKTGTKKSYISKLENGKGNVQLSTLIRIFETGLNKRVGLTFL from the coding sequence ATGAAAAATTATAAAAACATAAAATCTTTTGATGATCTCATTGAAGTTGAGCATGGAAAAATTGGCAGCGAGAGCAGAAACCAATTTGAAGAAAAATCACAAATGTTCATTATTAGTGAAATGCTAAAAGAAGCCCGTAAAGAAGCTAATTTAACTCAAGAACAATTAGCAGACAAAACCGGAACTAAAAAAAGTTACATCTCAAAACTTGAAAATGGAAAAGGCAATGTCCAGCTTTCAACTCTAATTAGAATCTTTGAAACTGGCTTAAACAAAAGAGTCGGATTAACTTTTTTATAA
- a CDS encoding outer membrane beta-barrel protein: MKKMLLILALSVFGFANAQKGTILVGGNIGYTSTNREFQTGKDKNNQFNFSPRVGYQFNDNWTVGGEFVVASTKIESEGVADSKLNNFKAGAFVRYSVPLNETFSVFADLGAGFQNEKNKLNSAIGESESKADGLYAGLTPALFINMKKGFGLNFSIGGLGYETLSYDNNGPDVNSFYFNFGKTVNIGISKNF, encoded by the coding sequence ATGAAAAAAATGCTACTTATTCTTGCATTGTCAGTATTTGGCTTTGCAAATGCCCAAAAGGGAACAATTTTAGTTGGTGGAAATATTGGTTACACTTCAACTAACAGAGAATTTCAAACAGGAAAAGACAAAAACAATCAGTTTAATTTTTCTCCCAGAGTGGGTTATCAGTTTAATGATAACTGGACTGTTGGGGGTGAATTTGTTGTAGCTTCAACAAAAATTGAGTCTGAAGGTGTTGCAGATTCAAAGTTAAATAATTTTAAAGCAGGTGCATTTGTTCGTTATTCAGTTCCATTGAATGAAACTTTTTCAGTATTTGCTGATTTAGGAGCTGGTTTCCAAAATGAAAAGAATAAATTAAATTCAGCAATAGGCGAAAGCGAATCCAAAGCAGACGGCTTATATGCTGGTCTGACTCCGGCACTTTTCATCAACATGAAAAAAGGGTTTGGCCTTAATTTCAGTATTGGAGGTTTAGGATACGAAACATTAAGTTATGACAATAACGGACCAGATGTTAATAGTTTTTACTTCAACTTCGGTAAAACAGTAAATATTGGGATTTCTAAAAACTTCTAA
- a CDS encoding pyridoxal phosphate-dependent decarboxylase family protein — protein MNSILQQDLNNFEKILEKAKQQGINFLNNLENIPTSNKNTIDSKRNLNELGLGSEEALKEFNNRLAPLLVSSPGPRYWGFVTGGSTPASIVGDWLASVYDQNTQSVTSQGGNSALIELETINLLLQLLELPDSFLGGFVTGATMSNFTSLAVARQWFGKQFGKDYAKNGISETINILTATPHSSSIKSLSMLGIGSQNYTVVKTTEGNREALDINDLEEKIKALNGKPFILISSAGTVNTADFDDFEAISELKEKYNFWWHIDGAFGGFAAVSERYKHYVKGWDGADSITIDCHKWLNVPYESAFYLIKKDHIHLQIETFQNSNAPYLGNALENFNYLNVVPENSRRLRALPVWFSLVAYGKEGFQDLIEKSTLLALHFGNALVDDGRFELLAPIRLNNVCFTLKGNENQDNVNSFLAKLNDTGKVFMTPTFYQHKKGIRASFVNWRTTEEDIKMVMEVMKNIINDNF, from the coding sequence ATGAATTCAATATTACAGCAGGATTTAAACAATTTCGAAAAAATTTTAGAAAAGGCGAAGCAGCAGGGAATTAATTTCTTGAATAACCTGGAAAATATACCAACTTCAAACAAAAACACAATAGATTCAAAACGTAATTTAAATGAATTAGGTTTAGGTTCTGAAGAAGCTTTAAAAGAATTTAATAATAGATTAGCTCCTTTATTAGTTTCTTCTCCTGGACCCCGTTATTGGGGATTTGTAACCGGCGGTTCAACTCCGGCTTCTATTGTGGGCGACTGGCTGGCATCGGTTTATGATCAAAACACACAATCTGTAACTTCACAGGGAGGGAATTCAGCTTTAATAGAACTTGAAACAATTAATTTACTGCTTCAGTTATTAGAACTTCCAGATTCCTTTTTGGGCGGATTTGTTACTGGAGCTACAATGTCAAATTTTACCAGCTTAGCCGTTGCCAGACAATGGTTTGGGAAACAATTTGGAAAAGATTATGCTAAAAACGGAATTTCTGAAACCATCAATATTTTAACTGCAACGCCGCATTCATCTTCAATCAAATCATTATCGATGTTAGGAATCGGAAGTCAGAATTATACTGTTGTAAAAACAACTGAAGGGAACCGTGAAGCTTTAGATATAAATGATTTAGAAGAAAAAATAAAAGCTTTAAACGGAAAACCCTTTATTTTGATTTCGAGTGCAGGAACGGTAAATACGGCCGATTTTGATGATTTTGAAGCGATTAGTGAGTTAAAAGAGAAATACAATTTCTGGTGGCATATTGATGGTGCTTTTGGAGGTTTTGCTGCGGTTTCAGAAAGATACAAACATTATGTAAAAGGCTGGGATGGAGCAGACAGTATTACAATTGACTGTCATAAATGGCTGAATGTCCCTTACGAAAGTGCTTTTTATTTAATTAAAAAAGATCATATCCATCTACAGATTGAAACCTTTCAAAATTCAAATGCACCATATTTAGGAAATGCATTGGAGAATTTTAATTATTTGAATGTAGTTCCTGAAAATTCACGTCGTTTAAGAGCATTGCCGGTTTGGTTTTCTTTAGTGGCGTACGGAAAAGAAGGTTTTCAGGATTTGATTGAAAAAAGTACATTATTAGCACTTCATTTTGGAAATGCTTTGGTTGATGACGGAAGATTTGAACTTTTGGCACCAATCAGACTTAACAATGTATGTTTTACTTTGAAAGGAAATGAAAATCAGGATAATGTAAATAGCTTTCTAGCAAAATTAAATGATACAGGAAAAGTGTTTATGACGCCGACTTTTTATCAGCATAAGAAAGGTATCCGCGCTTCTTTTGTAAATTGGAGAACAACTGAAGAAGATATTAAAATGGTAATGGAAGTGATGAAGAATATTATTAATGATAATTTCTAA